In Cottoperca gobio chromosome 1, fCotGob3.1, whole genome shotgun sequence, a genomic segment contains:
- the usp53b gene encoding inactive ubiquitin carboxyl-terminal hydrolase 53, with product MKWMEPMARPAHQLPLPSMSSRSKSPPNSGEAAGSNSMAWVKMFKKPGGGLKKSYQPGSMLSLALTKGLLNEPGQNSCFLNSAVQVLWQLDIFRRSLRQLSGHFCLGDACIFCALKSIFSQFQQSRERVLPSDSLRNALAETFKDEQRFQLGLMDDAAECFENILERIHLHIVSDAATDACSSKSCITHQKFAMMLYEQFVCRCCGASSDPHPFTEFVHYVSTTALCQQVDRMLGKNERLRSDMFGELLQAANNTGDLRSCPSNCGQSIKIRRVLMNCPEIVTIGFVWDAEQSDLTDDVIRSLGPRLNLCGLFNRVTDENAKRSELHLVGMICFSSKHYSAFAYHTKSSKWMFFDDATVKEIGSKWKDVASKCIRGHFQPLLLFYTNPEGSPVSNEAAPRQTTMCPRYKAQINGDMTVKHPLGSPNKLQEPFMENLQRPSETSKKDRGHRKTDPSQHKEMAHARSSSPPESGPRPPVDQKCKSYPRTEKSSNHSSRGSQEPRGQPFGTQGGGHSRRNNTSPSRFDQDSCQEQWEKGGGEGSRNKSKSTWRPIREVLNVDTVLNELEQRRQQQNDSPRHSKPLSQERVHTEQSRDREREHVRTREDRKQKCLMTIYEDEQRHETESHSSVESESRANQQRGSRLKGGPKTLLRSDTWTIQRTESGYESSDRLSSGSTNPDSPGVDGFVVKDQRSTPEAQLQSQLHQKGGDAKSSTISSPSHNGKHQAKPQGKNHDQVSHSHLKCSPSSRRKSKITSTSRKAVSSERDSTGSDNRQSEQQDLTNCRGHTGESTAQRHITKTSSSEWNSSDDLALSEPEDRENAYRSSNSEASESQCAHMTLPCHPPSNVTAEPLQLNTQRQLGTTGSPHLRPSRISPHQGETSHAVFRPRMLQEPFPSSPRLSSTYVSLHRRPDISGLRTFSDASSKSGSDPERSTPSSCESEERLTGCRVEQAAPAQEVSLTTYFTVDNCMTETYRLKYHNQRPLVLSATVPRTVVTERRDTSHTLPTDTYSQDVPKARPETSHNSNKPTAKWNPVTAKGLDERGFL from the exons ATGAAATGGATGGAGCCCATGGCCAGACCAGCGCACCAGCTCCCACTTCCCAGCATGTCCAGCCGCAGCAAGTCTCCCCCCAACTCTGGAGAAG cTGCAGGCTCTAACTCCATGGCATGGGTGAAGATGTTCAAAAAACCTGGAGGAGGTCTGAAGAAATCCTACCAGCCTGGGAGCATGCTGTCTCTCGCGCTCACCAAAGGCTTGCTGAACGAACCCGGGCAAAATAGCTGCTTCCTAAACAGCGCTGTTCAG GTGCTTTGGCAGCTCGACATCTTCAGGAGAAGTTTGAGGCAGCTCTCAGGTCACTTCTGTCTCGGTGATGCCTGCATCTTCTGTGCTTTAAAG agcATCTTCAGCCAGtttcagcagagcagagagcgtGTGCTCCCCTCCGACAGCCTGCGTAACGCTTTAGCTGAAACCTTTAAGGATGAGCAACGCTTCCAACTTGGCCTGATGGATGATGCTGCTGAGTGCTTT GAGAACATCCTGGAGCGAATTCATTTACACATAGTTTCAGACGCTGCGACTGATGCATGTTCATCCAAATCCTGCATCACCCATCAGAAGTTTGCAATGATGCTTTATGAGCAG tttGTGTGTCGCTGCTGTGGAGCATCTTCAGACCCACACCCATTCACAGAATTCGTACATTATGTCTCAACCACTGCTTTATG CCAACAGGTTGATCGCATGTTGGGGAAGAACGAGCGGCTCAGGTCAGACATGTTTGGAGAATTGCTGCAGGCAGCAAACAACACAGGGGACCTCCGAAGCTGCCCG aGCAACTGTGGTCAAAGTATCAAGATCCGCCGTGTGCTCATGAACTGTCCAGAGATTGTCACTATTGGATTCGTATGGGACGCTGAGCAGTCTGATCTCACGGACGATGTCATTCGGTCACTCGGCCCGCGTTTGAATCTTTGTGGG CTTTTCAACCGTGTTACTGATGAAAACGCCAAACGAAGCGAGCTTCATCTGGTGGGGATGATCTGTTTTTCGAGTAAACATTACTCAGCCTTCGCCTATCACACCAAATCTTCAAAATGGATGTTTTTCGATGATGCTACTGTAAAGGAG ATTGGATCCAAATGGAAAGATGTTGCCTCTAAATGTATCAGAGGACATTTCCAgccacttcttttgttttacaccAATCCCGAGGGATCTCCAGTGTCTAATGAAGCTGCACCGAGACAAACCACTATGTGTCCTCGGTACAAAGCCCAAATAAATGGTGACATGACAG TGAAACATCCCCTTGGCAGTCCTAACAAACTCCAGGAACCTTTCATGGAGAATTTGCAGAGGCCAAGTGAAACATCCAAGAAGGATCGAGGGCATCGGAAAACGGACCCATCACAACACAAAG AGATGGCACATGCAAGATCTTCATCTCCTCCAGAGAGTGGACCCAGGCCTCCTGTGgaccaaaaatgtaaaagctaTCCACGCACGGAGAAGTCATCAAACCATTCAAGCAGAGGATCTCAGGAGCCACGTGGACAGCCCTTCGGTACGCAGGGTGGTGGGCACAGCCGGAGGAACAACACTTCCCCAAGTCGCTTTGATCAGGATAGCTGCCAGGAGCAATGGGAAAAAGGTGGAGGTGAAGGGAGTCGCAATAAATCTAAGTCCACGTGGAGACCCATTCGGGAGGTGTTAAATGTGGACACAGTATTGAACGAACTGGAGCAGCGGCGTCAACAGCAAAACGACAGCCCGCGGCACAGTAAGCCTTTATCCCAGGAAAGAGTGCACACGGAACAAAGCCGAGACCGCGAACGGGAACACGTCCGAACCAGAGAAGACCGGAAGCAGAAGTGTTTAATGACTATTTATGAGGACGAGCAGCGGCATGAGACTGAGAGCCACAGCTCTGTAGAGTCAGAGAGCAGGGCCAACCAACAGAGGGGCAGCAGACTTAAGGGCGGCCCCAAGACGCTACTGCGTAGTGACACCTGGACCATCCAAAGGACAGAGTCTGGCTATGAGAGCAGCGATAGACTCAGCAGTGGCTCCACCAATCCAGACTCACCTGGCGTCGATGGCTTTGTTGTTAAAGACCAGAGATCAACACCAGAGGCACAGTTGCAAAG tcagCTGCACCAAAAAGGAGGCGATGCCAAATCAAGTACAATATCCTCACCTTCACACAATG gTAAACATCAAGCCAAACCTCAGGGAAAGAACCATGACCAAGTTTCACATTCACATCTAAAGTGCAGTCCAAGTTCGAG ACGGAAATCAAAGATCACTAGTACCTCCAGAAAAGCAGTTTCCTCAGAGAGGGACTCCACTGGCTCAGATAACAGGCAGAGTGAGCAGCAGGATCTGACAAACTGTAGAGGGCACACTGGAGAAAGTACAGCCCAGAGGCACATTACAAAAACCAGCAGCTCCGAATGGAACAGCTCCGATGATCTCGCTCTCTCTGAGCCCGAAGACAGAGAAAACGCATACCGCTCCAGCAACAGCGAAGCCTCTGAATCCCAGTGTGCTCACATGACCCTGCCATGCCACCCTCCCAGCAATGTGACTGCAGAACCTCTCCAACTGAACACTCAGCGTCAGCTCGGCACGACAGGGTCGCCTCACCTTCGACCGAGCCGGATCTCTCCTCACCAGGGTGAAACGAGCCACGCCGTGTTTCGCCCGAGGATGCTTCAAGAACCCTTTCCATCCAGTCCTCGTCTTTCATCCACGTATGTTAGTCTTCACAGGAGGCCTGACATTTCAGGCCTCAGAACCTTCTCGGATGCAAGCTCCAAGTCGGGCTCTGACCCAGAGAGGAGTACCCCATCATCATGCGAAAGTGAGGAAAGACTGACTGGCTGCAGAGTAGAACAGGCAGCGCCGGCTCAAGAGGTTTCTCTGACAACATACTTCACTGTGGATAACTGTATGACGGAAACATACCGTCTC